In Streptomyces canus, one DNA window encodes the following:
- a CDS encoding GDSL-type esterase/lipase family protein translates to MSGRLEHLRGHRRFAVLATALAATVAALLPVAPAAAETAQPGWTGTWATAQHAAYDPGTSEVTVRIPVRVSAGGSSVRIRLTNDFTTEAVTIGHATVGLRDGGSAVTKPQKLRFGGKSGVTIAAGEQAASDQVRLTVPARSDLVVSLYFPGRLTHISQHWMGLQTVYWTPDGGGDHASDAGGDAFTKTDSTFPFLTGVDVQGGNAAGAVVALGDSITDGAASTSNANRRWPDYLAGRLSACSTTAGVLNEGISGNRITAGVDGNPSALDRLERDVLSQPGARTVVLFEGVNDLSWGGATGDQVIDGMKEFVRRAHERGLRVIGATVVPYRGWGDWWTEAKEADRQKVNTFVRDGGVFDGYADFDKAVRDPDDPTRYGAAFDSGDHLHPNDTGMKAFADAVDLAGLRVARDCPSARVRITPYRPTLQAGGDGTEITSTVTNTGPRAVTQVSTRLGLPDGWSAEPVGSTRTRSLAPGDSAEVTWTVTPAADAIWGTHAIGVRTSFVQDGRTRHDSDSVDATVTPAPSEVRAPYLTTATTTEMAQYAQNGDQFAIWAGGQDLSGWKDEKAAVYLADAAPPSGTVTARVIGQTGSGPSAKAGIAVANDLTAPEAGGYAVLTMSAQYGLEFLTDSDGDGKLDTWAGGGSSYHPAWLKLVRDGTSYTAYASSDGTDWQQVATATVPSASGTGEAGLVASAVNLNYPGQITTALFDSFSTHE, encoded by the coding sequence GTGTCCGGACGGCTTGAACACCTGCGGGGGCACCGAAGATTCGCAGTCCTGGCCACAGCGCTGGCGGCCACGGTGGCAGCCCTGCTTCCGGTGGCGCCGGCCGCTGCCGAGACCGCGCAGCCGGGTTGGACGGGGACGTGGGCGACCGCCCAACACGCCGCGTACGACCCGGGCACCTCGGAGGTGACGGTGCGGATACCGGTGCGGGTGAGCGCGGGTGGGTCGAGCGTGCGCATCCGCCTGACCAACGACTTCACCACCGAGGCGGTGACGATCGGACACGCGACGGTCGGACTCCGCGATGGCGGTTCCGCCGTCACGAAGCCGCAGAAGCTACGGTTCGGCGGGAAGAGCGGAGTGACGATCGCGGCCGGCGAGCAGGCGGCCAGCGATCAGGTCCGGCTCACCGTGCCCGCCCGCAGCGACCTGGTCGTCAGCCTGTACTTCCCCGGTCGGCTCACCCACATCAGCCAGCACTGGATGGGCCTCCAGACCGTTTACTGGACACCCGACGGCGGCGGCGACCACGCCTCGGACGCCGGCGGGGACGCCTTCACCAAGACCGACTCCACCTTCCCGTTCCTGACCGGTGTCGACGTACAGGGTGGCAACGCGGCGGGTGCCGTGGTGGCGCTCGGCGACTCCATCACCGACGGCGCGGCCTCCACGTCGAACGCCAACCGGCGCTGGCCCGACTATCTGGCGGGGCGGCTGTCGGCCTGCTCGACCACCGCCGGGGTGCTGAACGAGGGCATCAGCGGCAACCGGATCACCGCAGGCGTGGACGGCAACCCGTCGGCGCTGGACCGGCTGGAGCGCGATGTGCTGTCGCAGCCGGGCGCCAGGACAGTGGTCCTCTTCGAGGGCGTCAACGACCTCAGCTGGGGCGGCGCCACCGGCGACCAGGTGATCGACGGCATGAAGGAGTTCGTGCGCCGCGCCCACGAACGCGGGCTGCGGGTGATCGGCGCGACGGTCGTGCCGTATCGCGGCTGGGGCGACTGGTGGACCGAGGCCAAGGAGGCCGACCGGCAGAAGGTCAACACGTTCGTCCGTGACGGCGGTGTCTTCGACGGTTACGCCGACTTCGACAAGGCCGTGCGGGATCCGGACGATCCCACCCGCTACGGTGCCGCGTTCGACTCCGGGGACCATCTGCACCCCAACGACACCGGGATGAAGGCCTTCGCCGACGCGGTGGACCTCGCCGGCCTGCGGGTGGCCCGGGACTGCCCCTCGGCCCGCGTCCGGATCACCCCCTACCGGCCGACCCTGCAAGCCGGTGGCGACGGCACGGAGATCACGTCGACCGTCACCAACACCGGTCCCAGGGCGGTCACTCAGGTCAGCACTCGCCTCGGCCTCCCCGACGGCTGGTCCGCCGAACCGGTCGGCAGCACGAGGACCCGCTCCCTCGCCCCGGGCGACAGCGCCGAGGTCACCTGGACGGTGACGCCGGCGGCCGACGCCATCTGGGGCACCCACGCGATCGGCGTACGCACCTCCTTCGTCCAGGACGGCCGGACACGCCACGACTCCGACAGCGTGGACGCCACGGTGACCCCCGCTCCGTCCGAGGTGCGGGCGCCGTATCTGACGACCGCCACCACGACCGAGATGGCCCAATACGCCCAGAACGGCGACCAGTTCGCCATCTGGGCGGGCGGCCAGGACCTGTCCGGCTGGAAGGACGAGAAGGCGGCGGTCTACCTCGCCGACGCCGCGCCGCCGTCCGGCACGGTGACCGCCCGGGTCATCGGTCAGACCGGCAGCGGCCCGTCCGCCAAGGCGGGGATCGCCGTGGCCAACGACCTCACGGCGCCCGAGGCCGGCGGTTACGCGGTGCTCACCATGTCCGCGCAGTACGGCCTGGAGTTCCTGACCGACAGCGACGGTGACGGGAAGCTCGACACCTGGGCCGGGGGCGGGAGTTCGTACCACCCCGCCTGGCTGAAGCTCGTCCGCGACGGCACCAGCTACACCGCGTACGCCAGTTCCGACGGCACCGACTGGCAGCAGGTGGCCACCGCCACCGTGCCGTCCGCGAGCGGCACCGGCGAGGCGGGTCTGGTCGCGAGCGCGGTCAACCTCAACTACCCCGGTCAGATCACGACCGCACTCTTCGACTCCTTCTCCACCCACGAGTAA
- a CDS encoding SGNH/GDSL hydrolase family protein → MRGIRGRLAALLVAVSAVVAGTVAPAEAGQQEARRGWTGTWATAASEHYEVSGMSEVTVRMPVHTSVGGSAVRIRLTNAYATDPVTIGHATVGLRDGGSAVARPYDLRFGGKGAVTIPAGGQAVSDPVGLAVPALSDLVVSLHLPGRVTHITDHWWAQQTVYWTDYGAGDHAADTSGDAYTWTTTSWPFLSGVDVTAPRTGSVVALGDSITDGSYSTADTNQRWPDLLSARLNACLPGAGVLNAGITSNRITAGTATNPSALDRLDRDVLSQPGARTLILFEGINDLGGASAEQIIAGMKTIAHRAHQRGLRVVGATITPYKDFTWGGWTEETETRRQQVNAFVRASGKVFDDYADFDRAVRDPADPRRLGAAYDSGDHLHPNDTGMKAFADSIDLTSLGLGRGCT, encoded by the coding sequence ATGCGTGGGATACGCGGCAGACTCGCGGCGTTGCTCGTGGCGGTCTCGGCCGTCGTGGCCGGGACGGTGGCACCCGCCGAGGCCGGTCAGCAGGAGGCTCGGCGCGGCTGGACCGGAACCTGGGCGACGGCGGCCAGTGAGCACTACGAGGTCTCGGGGATGTCCGAGGTGACGGTACGGATGCCGGTGCACACCAGCGTCGGCGGCTCAGCCGTACGCATCCGGCTGACCAACGCCTACGCCACCGACCCGGTGACGATCGGGCACGCAACGGTGGGTCTGCGCGACGGCGGTTCCGCCGTGGCCCGCCCGTACGACCTGCGGTTCGGTGGAAAGGGCGCGGTCACCATCCCGGCGGGCGGCCAGGCTGTGAGCGACCCGGTCGGACTCGCTGTGCCGGCCCTGTCCGACCTGGTCGTCAGTCTCCATCTGCCCGGCCGGGTCACGCACATCACCGATCACTGGTGGGCGCAGCAGACCGTGTACTGGACGGACTACGGTGCGGGTGACCACGCCGCCGACACCTCCGGCGACGCCTACACCTGGACCACCACGAGCTGGCCGTTCCTCAGCGGTGTCGACGTGACCGCGCCGAGGACCGGGTCGGTGGTGGCGCTCGGCGACTCGATCACCGACGGGTCCTATTCGACGGCCGACACGAACCAGCGCTGGCCCGATCTGCTGTCGGCCCGGCTGAACGCCTGCCTGCCCGGCGCCGGAGTGCTCAACGCGGGCATCACCAGCAACCGGATCACCGCCGGGACCGCGACCAACCCCTCGGCGCTCGACCGGCTCGACCGGGACGTGCTCTCCCAGCCGGGGGCGCGGACTCTGATCCTCTTCGAGGGGATCAACGATCTCGGCGGGGCGAGTGCCGAGCAGATCATCGCCGGGATGAAGACGATCGCCCACCGGGCCCACCAGCGCGGGCTGCGGGTCGTCGGCGCCACGATCACCCCGTACAAGGACTTCACCTGGGGTGGCTGGACCGAGGAGACGGAGACGCGACGGCAGCAGGTCAACGCGTTCGTCCGGGCCTCCGGCAAGGTCTTCGACGACTACGCCGACTTCGACCGGGCGGTCCGGGACCCGGCGGATCCGCGCCGGCTGGGCGCCGCATACGACTCCGGTGACCATCTGCATCCCAATGACACCGGGATGAAGGCATTCGCCGACTCCATCGACCTGACGTCGCTCGGCCTCGGCCGCGGCTGCACCTGA
- a CDS encoding TIM-barrel domain-containing protein, whose amino-acid sequence MRRTVRGGSAALVLATPLLGTAPAAADSGGPVTVTTPTYELRVATDWLTVTTVRAGRTVLATAPAAFRFRIGADWHIVREVTGSTRDGNTLRVTAATDLPGVNVDLRITLRSDRYDMNWSLSGAQADALSTAYDLSSAGHWYGHGENSDQTVQPWPLDSGQVVDTGFSPASYQVVSPFWYTSSATGLWADTNDPMDVRINSGGNGLGEFTVTGDRPAASTVFVEDTPAEVYRDHIALVGKPERSDTPYEQYATPLWNSWAQLYGEQTQANVLAWARALAGAGLGGHAVQIEESVIASDFGERFPDLPALSRQLGRLGFDLGMWTGLYMPETAANFSEAVDNGYLLKDPSDPSKPCLFTWWNGHRTGLIDLANPAARQWYTDDLKAQTSELGVAGFKFDTAFFDDRCAPYPGATRADYVKYGTELADAFDQQGAGLRVAWNAAQAKGFATRTADKPTTFAGLRAAVSANLAVSTIGYPFVETDMIGGSLGYPPPTKQVLARWAQAASLMPLMYASTSPTGVRDATTGEWVGYGRETVDLYRQAIKTHEKLAPYIWDQVQSTLKTGDPIMRPLFFDFPKDEASYTVADEWMLGPAVLAAPKLDEGTTRDVFLPTGTWRDVTTGKVVRGPVTLKGYAAPLGVTPAFVNLKAKGATKAYQALSRTGAAQ is encoded by the coding sequence GTGAGGCGAACCGTCCGCGGCGGCTCGGCGGCGCTGGTGCTGGCCACCCCGCTGCTCGGCACGGCACCGGCCGCCGCCGACTCCGGTGGGCCGGTCACCGTCACGACACCCACCTACGAACTGCGCGTCGCCACAGACTGGTTGACCGTCACCACCGTACGGGCGGGCCGGACCGTGCTGGCCACCGCGCCCGCGGCGTTCCGGTTCCGGATCGGCGCCGACTGGCACATCGTCCGGGAGGTCACCGGCAGCACCCGTGACGGCAACACCCTGCGCGTCACCGCCGCCACCGACCTGCCGGGCGTCAACGTCGATCTGCGGATCACCCTGCGCTCCGACCGGTACGACATGAACTGGTCCCTGTCGGGCGCACAGGCCGACGCGCTCAGCACGGCGTACGACCTCAGCAGCGCCGGGCACTGGTACGGGCACGGCGAGAACAGCGACCAGACGGTCCAGCCGTGGCCGCTGGACTCCGGGCAGGTGGTGGACACCGGGTTCAGCCCGGCGTCCTACCAGGTGGTCTCCCCCTTCTGGTACACCTCCAGCGCCACCGGACTGTGGGCGGACACGAACGACCCGATGGACGTGCGGATCAACTCCGGCGGCAACGGGCTCGGCGAGTTCACCGTCACCGGAGACCGACCCGCCGCCTCCACGGTGTTCGTCGAGGACACCCCCGCCGAGGTGTACCGCGACCACATCGCGCTGGTCGGCAAGCCCGAACGCTCCGACACCCCCTACGAGCAGTACGCCACCCCGCTCTGGAACTCCTGGGCGCAGCTCTACGGCGAGCAGACCCAGGCGAACGTTCTCGCCTGGGCCCGTGCGCTGGCCGGCGCCGGGCTCGGCGGGCACGCGGTGCAGATCGAGGAGAGCGTGATCGCCTCCGACTTCGGCGAACGCTTCCCCGATCTGCCCGCGCTGTCCAGGCAACTCGGCCGCCTCGGCTTCGACCTCGGCATGTGGACGGGCCTGTACATGCCCGAGACCGCCGCCAACTTCTCCGAAGCCGTCGACAACGGGTATCTGCTGAAGGACCCGTCCGACCCGTCCAAGCCGTGCCTGTTCACCTGGTGGAACGGCCACCGGACCGGGCTGATCGACCTGGCGAACCCGGCCGCCCGGCAGTGGTACACCGACGATCTCAAGGCGCAGACAAGCGAGTTGGGGGTCGCCGGGTTCAAGTTCGACACCGCCTTCTTCGACGACCGGTGCGCCCCCTACCCGGGGGCCACCCGCGCCGACTACGTGAAGTACGGCACCGAGCTGGCCGACGCGTTCGACCAGCAGGGGGCGGGGTTGCGGGTCGCGTGGAACGCCGCGCAGGCCAAGGGCTTCGCCACCCGCACGGCCGACAAGCCGACCACGTTCGCGGGGCTGCGCGCCGCGGTCTCGGCCAACCTGGCGGTTTCCACGATCGGTTACCCGTTCGTCGAGACCGACATGATCGGCGGCTCGCTCGGCTACCCGCCGCCGACCAAGCAGGTCCTGGCCCGCTGGGCGCAGGCGGCGTCCCTGATGCCGCTGATGTACGCCTCGACCTCGCCCACCGGCGTGCGGGACGCGACGACCGGCGAGTGGGTCGGGTACGGCCGCGAGACGGTCGACCTCTACCGGCAGGCGATCAAGACGCACGAGAAGCTCGCCCCCTACATCTGGGACCAGGTGCAGAGCACCCTGAAGACCGGCGATCCGATCATGCGGCCGCTGTTCTTCGACTTCCCGAAGGACGAGGCGAGTTACACGGTCGCCGACGAGTGGATGCTCGGCCCCGCCGTGCTGGCCGCACCAAAGCTCGACGAAGGCACCACCCGGGACGTCTTCCTGCCCACCGGAACGTGGCGTGACGTCACCACCGGCAAGGTCGTCCGCGGCCCCGTGACGCTCAAGGGGTACGCGGCGCCGCTCGGAGTGACACCGGCATTCGTGAACCTCAAGGCCAAGGGCGCCACCAAGGCGTACCAGGCTCTCTCGCGCACCGGCGCGGCACAGTAA
- a CDS encoding beta-galactosidase gives MNLARVGRPRALLSAALVSVLLAVLAAAVPAHATVPADAAAAKPTPHTVSYDKYSVKVDGKRLFVWSGEFHYWRLPSPDLWRDVLQKIKASGMNAVSIYFDWGYHSPAKGRYDFTGIRDVDKLLDMAEEAGLYVIARPGPYINAETDGGGFPGWLMTQKGQARSTDPAYLDAARAWLKQIDKILARHQVTNGTGPVLLYQVENELYDPEGRDYIADLSQQVRADGITVPLVGNEPMPQYAGGEGLDFVGELDQYNSFCKGEWWLPTLKRQQDDAPLSIFEAGTGWFQTWGDTGYEKCPEKMGPAYQKIVNKHEVMQGATIENLYMTYGGTNWGWLADPRQVYTSYDYGAPISEPRQTGADYDEMKRQGLFYTTTAPLTATDPADAPASSNDAVHIEARANPDTKTQFLYLRHGDPMADADATTTFDWKTPDGTYPVTARLNGKTGKILVAGHDLGGGQRLVYSTSELLTSAKTGGRTQAVLYGGEGDPGQTMLRYSAKPKVTVLDGKADATWDAERGDLKLDYTHSGLTRVLVQSAGRPDLLLLIGTDAEAAGFWRQDTAAGPVLERGTELVRTATVTGLGTTLALTGDAKKAGPLEIFAPSGVRNVTWNGAPLSVKPTSSGSLLGTVPGPKDVKLPELTGWKTSAETPEAAPGFDDSSWTYADKLTTDNPTKPGTLPVLYQDEYGYHYGYVWYRGRFKATGTEKSLSLTAYATNPDTGSAAVGAYSVWINGKFAGTSQTGRKTFPIADGLLHKGKENVISVLVGTMGHNEDFTWNSDDHKQPRGLTTAYLAGSDAQITWRIQGARGGEKPVDTVRGHMNNGGLYGERSGWTLPGFPDGSWKAASLPTSDTTPGIAWYRTTFNPRLPKGQDVSVGVTITDSPDRDYRALIYVNGWLMGNYVNDTGPQHTFPIPNGILRADGKNTIAVASWSEDAKSGGLGKVGLTTLGNVTSSLRVADVAAPAYDATTYADPATPARVTVDAPYTVEPDNSYQVTATASVPANGKTLSGLTLSPKLPDGWTAAPADPVKLGTLEPGGSAQAQWTVTVPADQNTGTFAMLRATADFTWAGKPGSVTGEQVVAAQPPPLTAGGHYVSDLPFVSSSNGWGPVERDQSVGENAEGDGLPLTLHDTVYEKGLGTHAASSVQVWLGGTCSTFHAALGLDQETYGRSDGPATVTYTVLADGTPVYESGTVDRGSATKHIDVGVEGARRLELVVSDAGDGNALDHADWADAKLTCGGGA, from the coding sequence GTGAACCTCGCCCGAGTCGGACGACCGAGAGCCCTGCTGTCCGCGGCGCTCGTGTCCGTACTGCTCGCGGTCCTCGCCGCCGCGGTGCCCGCACACGCCACGGTCCCGGCCGACGCCGCGGCCGCCAAGCCCACGCCCCACACCGTCAGTTACGACAAGTACTCCGTCAAGGTCGACGGCAAGCGACTCTTCGTCTGGTCGGGGGAGTTCCACTACTGGCGGCTCCCCAGCCCCGACCTGTGGCGCGACGTGCTCCAGAAGATCAAGGCGAGCGGCATGAACGCCGTCTCGATCTACTTCGACTGGGGCTACCACTCCCCCGCGAAGGGCCGCTACGACTTCACCGGGATCCGTGACGTCGACAAGCTCCTCGACATGGCCGAGGAGGCCGGGCTCTATGTCATCGCCCGGCCCGGCCCGTACATCAACGCCGAGACGGACGGCGGAGGGTTCCCCGGCTGGCTGATGACACAGAAGGGACAGGCCCGCTCCACCGACCCCGCATACCTCGACGCCGCCCGCGCGTGGCTCAAGCAGATCGACAAGATCCTCGCCCGCCACCAGGTCACGAACGGCACCGGCCCGGTGCTGCTCTACCAGGTCGAGAACGAGCTGTACGACCCCGAAGGCCGCGACTACATCGCCGATCTCTCCCAGCAGGTACGTGCCGACGGCATCACCGTGCCCCTCGTCGGCAACGAGCCGATGCCGCAGTACGCGGGCGGCGAGGGCCTGGACTTCGTCGGCGAGCTGGACCAGTACAACTCCTTCTGCAAGGGCGAGTGGTGGCTGCCCACCCTCAAGCGGCAACAGGACGACGCACCGCTGTCGATCTTCGAGGCGGGCACCGGCTGGTTCCAGACCTGGGGCGACACCGGCTACGAGAAGTGCCCGGAGAAGATGGGCCCCGCCTACCAGAAGATCGTCAACAAGCACGAGGTCATGCAGGGCGCGACGATCGAGAACCTGTACATGACCTACGGCGGCACCAACTGGGGCTGGCTCGCCGACCCGCGCCAGGTCTACACGTCGTACGACTACGGCGCACCGATCAGCGAGCCGCGCCAGACCGGCGCCGACTACGACGAGATGAAGCGGCAGGGCCTCTTCTACACCACCACGGCCCCGCTCACGGCCACCGATCCGGCCGACGCCCCCGCCTCGTCCAACGACGCCGTGCACATCGAGGCGCGTGCCAACCCGGACACCAAGACCCAGTTCCTCTACCTCCGGCACGGCGACCCGATGGCCGACGCCGACGCCACCACCACCTTCGACTGGAAGACCCCGGACGGCACCTATCCGGTCACCGCACGGCTCAACGGCAAGACCGGCAAAATCCTCGTCGCCGGCCACGACCTCGGCGGCGGCCAGCGGCTCGTCTACTCCACCAGCGAGCTGCTGACCAGCGCGAAGACCGGTGGCCGTACCCAAGCCGTGCTGTACGGCGGTGAGGGCGACCCCGGGCAGACGATGCTCCGCTACTCCGCCAAGCCCAAGGTCACCGTGCTGGACGGCAAGGCGGACGCGACCTGGGACGCCGAGCGCGGCGACCTGAAGCTGGACTACACCCACTCCGGACTCACCCGGGTCCTCGTCCAGAGCGCCGGCCGCCCCGACCTGCTGCTGCTCATCGGCACCGACGCCGAGGCCGCCGGCTTCTGGCGGCAGGACACGGCAGCCGGTCCGGTCCTGGAACGCGGCACCGAACTGGTCCGCACGGCGACCGTCACCGGCCTGGGAACGACCCTCGCCCTCACCGGCGACGCGAAGAAGGCGGGCCCGCTGGAGATCTTCGCCCCGTCCGGCGTACGGAACGTCACCTGGAACGGCGCACCCCTGAGCGTGAAACCGACCTCCTCCGGCAGCCTGTTGGGCACCGTGCCCGGCCCGAAGGACGTCAAGCTCCCCGAGCTGACCGGCTGGAAGACGTCCGCGGAAACCCCCGAGGCCGCCCCCGGCTTCGACGACTCGTCCTGGACGTACGCCGACAAGCTGACGACCGACAACCCGACCAAGCCCGGGACTCTGCCGGTGCTCTATCAGGACGAGTACGGCTACCACTACGGCTACGTCTGGTACCGGGGCCGCTTCAAGGCCACCGGCACCGAGAAGTCCCTCTCCCTGACCGCCTACGCCACCAACCCGGACACCGGTTCGGCCGCGGTGGGCGCGTACTCGGTGTGGATCAACGGGAAGTTCGCCGGGACGAGTCAGACCGGCCGCAAGACCTTCCCCATCGCCGACGGTCTGCTGCACAAGGGCAAGGAGAACGTGATCTCCGTCCTGGTCGGCACCATGGGCCACAACGAGGACTTCACCTGGAACAGCGACGACCACAAGCAACCGCGCGGCCTGACCACGGCGTATCTCGCCGGTTCCGACGCCCAGATCACCTGGCGCATCCAGGGTGCACGAGGCGGCGAGAAGCCCGTCGACACCGTGCGCGGGCACATGAACAACGGCGGCCTGTACGGGGAGCGTTCGGGCTGGACCCTGCCCGGATTCCCTGACGGGTCCTGGAAGGCGGCCTCTCTGCCGACCAGTGACACCACTCCCGGTATCGCCTGGTACCGCACCACCTTCAACCCCAGGCTGCCCAAGGGCCAGGACGTCTCCGTCGGCGTCACGATCACCGACAGCCCCGACCGCGACTACCGCGCCCTCATCTACGTCAACGGCTGGCTGATGGGGAACTACGTCAACGACACCGGCCCCCAGCACACCTTCCCCATTCCCAACGGCATCCTGCGCGCCGACGGCAAGAACACCATCGCCGTCGCCTCGTGGAGCGAGGACGCCAAGAGTGGCGGCCTGGGCAAGGTCGGCCTGACCACGCTCGGCAATGTCACGTCCTCGCTGCGGGTCGCCGATGTGGCCGCTCCGGCCTACGACGCCACCACGTACGCCGACCCGGCCACCCCGGCGCGGGTGACCGTCGACGCCCCCTACACCGTCGAGCCGGATAACTCCTACCAGGTCACGGCTACGGCCTCCGTACCCGCAAACGGCAAGACGCTCAGCGGCCTCACCCTGAGCCCGAAGCTGCCCGACGGCTGGACCGCGGCCCCGGCTGATCCGGTGAAGCTCGGCACCCTCGAACCGGGTGGCTCGGCTCAAGCGCAGTGGACCGTCACCGTGCCCGCCGACCAGAACACCGGCACCTTCGCGATGCTCCGCGCCACCGCCGACTTCACCTGGGCCGGCAAGCCCGGTTCGGTGACCGGGGAACAGGTGGTGGCGGCGCAGCCACCGCCGCTCACGGCGGGCGGACACTACGTCAGCGATCTGCCGTTCGTCTCCAGCAGCAACGGTTGGGGCCCGGTCGAACGCGACCAGTCCGTCGGTGAGAACGCCGAGGGCGACGGCCTGCCGCTCACCCTCCACGACACCGTCTACGAGAAGGGCCTCGGCACGCACGCCGCCAGCAGCGTGCAGGTGTGGCTCGGCGGCACCTGCAGCACCTTCCACGCCGCGCTCGGCCTCGACCAGGAGACCTACGGCCGGTCCGACGGCCCGGCCACCGTCACCTACACCGTCCTCGCCGACGGAACGCCCGTCTACGAGAGCGGCACCGTCGACCGGGGCAGCGCGACGAAGCACATCGACGTCGGCGTGGAAGGAGCGCGGCGGCTCGAACTCGTCGTCTCGGACGCCGGGGACGGCAATGCCCTCGACCACGCCGACTGGGCTGACGCCAAGCTGACCTGCGGCGGCGGTGCCTGA